The following are encoded together in the Malaya genurostris strain Urasoe2022 chromosome 3, Malgen_1.1, whole genome shotgun sequence genome:
- the LOC131436405 gene encoding RCC1-like G exchanging factor-like protein encodes MHHSKRVQLLFNWTAHKRSYTSAARLKVLRQDRSKITTHEYPISKPTDTRVYVWGMAATGALGVQTSVKKQAKVYTDYVQHPSRLNFAEKRDIIDLAAGYGFSVFAAKCTNGRSLWGTGINTDSQIGYHKLGGQQRKPFELLIYPAPVEFTSVEGNNSQVEIVKVAAGRAHQLALAADGTVFAFGNNAYGQCGREIMKHEDYFHKPVINKIRQLGGPSDPLCDVDCGQDHSFFLTESGKLYSCGWSDDGQTGQGRFGLISTPALVEGDLKGEKVSKVTGSSDTVLALTDKGDVFGWGNTEYGQLLTKSDENPQINSPRYLPFLKGCGRIVDIAAGGSYCLALNDSGDVFTWGYGILGFGPEVSHQAQPALIPPALFGRNDFNPTSRVRSIFAGITHSGAINDKDDLYMWGHNRYGCLGFGHTKDQYFPLKVAVSARVMKISCGVDHTLALCKAFV; translated from the exons ATGCATCATAGTAAACGAGTGCAATTATTATTCAACTGGACAGCGCATAAGCGGTCGTACACATCAGCCGCAAGACTTAAAGTTCTTCGGCAAGATCGAAGTAAAATAACGA ccCATGAATACCCTATCTCTAAACCAACGGACACTCGGGTGTACGTGTGGGGGATGGCTGCAACTGGTGCTCTGGGAGTGCAAACCTCCGTCAAGAAGCAAGCTAAAGTATATACGGATTACGTTCAGCATCCAAGTAGGCTAAATTTTGCCGAAAAGCGTGACATAATTGATCTAGCAGCCGGTTATGGATTTTCGGTTTTTGCAGCCAAGTGCACCAACGGCCGAAGTCTGTGGGGTACTGGTATCAATACCGATTCACAGATCGGCTACCATAAGTTAGGCGGTCAACAACGGAAACCTTTCGAGCTGCTAATTTATCCGGCTCCGGTCGAGTTCACTTCGGTAGAAGGTAATAACAGTCAGGTGGAGATTGTCAAGGTTGCTGCCGGCAGAGCTCATCAGTTAGCATTGGCTGCGGATGGAACGGTGTTCGCTTTCGGAAATAACGCCTACGGCCAATGTGGCAGAGAGATCATGAAGCATGAAGACTACTTCCATAAACCTGTGATAAATAAAATCCGACAGCTGGGAGGACCGAGTGATCCCTTGTGTGACGTTGATTGTGGCCAGGATCACagcttttttctgactgaatctGGTAAACTCTATTCGTGCGGATGGAGTGACGATGGACAAACGGGACAGGGAAGATTTGGCCTTATTAGCACCCCTGCACTGGTTGAAGGGGATTTGAAGGGAGAAAAAGTATCGAAAGTTACTGGTTCTTCGGACACGGTATTAGCATTAACTG ATAAAGGTGATGTGTTTGGTTGGGGAAACACTGAATACGGTCAACTACTGACGAAGAGTGATGAAAATCCTCAAATTAATTCACCGCGTTATTTGCCCTTTCTGAAGGGTTGTGGCAGAATAGTTGATATTGCTGCTGGAGGATCCTATTGCTTAGCATTAAATG ATAGCGGTGATGTTTTCACTTGGGGCTATGGCATTCTTGGTTTCGGTCCAGAAGTGTCTCATCAAGCACAACCGGCGTTAATTCCGCCGGCACTGTTCGGTCGGAATGATTTCAATCCGACTAGTCGGGTGCGATCGATTTTCGCCGGCATTACGCACAGTGGAGCAATCAATGACAAGGACGATTTGTACATGTGGGGTCACAATCGGTACGGTTGTTTGGGCTTTGGTCATACAAAGGATCAATATTTTCCGCTCAAGGTAGCCGTTAGTGCGCGGGTCATGAAGATCAGCTGTGGCGTAGATCATACACTGGCGTTGTGTAAAGCGTTTGTTTAA
- the LOC131436406 gene encoding uncharacterized protein LOC131436406, with protein MPRRLRDRPQRIEGGLGAETNLKTEPRFVGSSSSDSQEAGPSGRFRSSHRRSVSETRVPQRRMSEYERTNSRSRSEQRRAPGVKALQEIRALQQTTNLLIPKLPFARIIREVLQQYGNNDLRISLEALMALQESSEMYLVQLFEDAYRCTLHRERVTLGPKDLGLALYLRQRFY; from the coding sequence ATGCCTCGTCGTTTACGTGATCGACCGCAAAGAATTGAAGGTGGCCTGGGAGCCGAAACAAATCTAAAAACTGAACCGCGATTCGTTGGATCCTCATCTTCGGATTCACAAGAAGCCGGACCGTCGGGACGCTTCAGGTCGTCTCATAGACGCTCAGTCTCTGAAACCAGGGTTCCACAGCGACGCATGTCGGAATATGAACGAACAAATTCGCGTTCTCGGTCAGAACAGAGACGTGCACCAGGAGTGAAGGCTTTGCAAGAAATACGAGCCCTGCAGCAAACCACCAATTTACTAATACCGAAATTACCGTTCGCACGTATCATCCGTGAGGTTCTGCAGCAGTATGGAAATAATGATCTAAGAATTTCGCTAGAAGCTCTAATGGCCTTGCAAGAGTCATCGGAAATGTACTTGGTACAACTGTTCGAAGATGCATACCGGTGCACCTTGCACCGGGAACGTGTTACTTTAGGACCTAAAGATTTGGGCCTAGCACTATACTTAAGACAAAGATTCTATTGA
- the LOC131437117 gene encoding venom serine carboxypeptidase — protein MRAFFCGLLLTAFVVHSTWGRLFVNPYPRFEASKSFAAVRDDQNVGEPLFLTPFIKNGSVTEGRAAAKVVNGSFPSNIDSYSGYLTVDEKNNSNLFFWYFVAQSNVADAPVVLWLQGGPGASSLYGLFTENGPFSVDSGMKLNPRKYSWHVNHHLIYIDNPVGTGFSFTDHDEGYSVNEKQVGENLHNALVQFFQLFPDLATHPFFVTGESYGGKYVPAIAHTIHRQNGNSKVKINLQGLAIGNGLCDPFHQLVYGDYLYQLGLIDTNALVQFHQYEKKGRDCISSKDFDCAFQAFDTLINGDQYSYGSLFKNVSGFETYFNYLETKPDPADQFMAQFLQLPATRRAIHVGNNTFHDLDSQNKVEEHLKRDVMDTVVPYLEELLHAYRVVIYNGQLDIIVAYPLTVHYLQKLNFPDREHYSKAPRYIWKVDGEIAGYAKEAGKLVEVMVRNAGHMVPKDQPKWALDLIMRLTHGKGFGKK, from the coding sequence ATGCGAGCGTTTTTTTGCGGGTTACTTTTAACAGCCTTTGTGGTGCACTCTACCTGGGGCCGGCTGTTCGTAAATCCTTACCCCAGATTTGAGGCCAGTAAGAGCTTTGCTGCTGTACGTGATGATCAAAACGTTGGTGAGCCACTGTTTCTGACGCCTTTCATTAAAAATGGATCCGTCACAGAAGGCCGTGCTGCTGCCAAAGTGGTGAACGGGAGCTTTCCGTCCAATATTGACAGTTATTCGGGTTACCTAACAGTGGATGAGAAGAATAACtccaatttatttttctggTATTTTGTGGCTCAGAGTAACGTCGCAGATGCTCCTGTAGTATTATGGCTGCAGGGTGGACCAGGAGCATCATCACTGTACGGACTGTTCACCGAGAATGGTCCATTTTCGGTTGATTCTGGCATGAAACTAAACCCGAGAAAATACTCGTGGCATGTGAACCATCATCTGATCTACATCGATAACCCGGTTGGAACTGGATTTAGCTTCACCGATCACGACGAAGGTTACAGTGTGAACGAGAAGCAGGTCGGAGAAAATTTACATAACGCGTTAGTCCAATTCTTCCAACTGTTTCCGGATCTTGCGACTCATCCGTTCTTCGTTACCGgagaatcatatggtggaaagtATGTACCGGCAATAGCGCATACTATTCATCGTCAGAATGGCAATTCCAAGGTTAAAATCAATCTTCAAGGGCTGGCCATTGGGAACGGATTGTGCGATCCATTTCATCAACTCGTCTATGGCGACTACCTGTATCAGTTGGGTTTAATTGATACCAATGCGCTTGTCCAGTTCCACCAGTACGAGAAAAAAGGTCGCGATTGTATCAGCAGTAAAGACTTCGATTGCGCTTTTCAAGCATTCGACACTCTAATCAACGGTGATCAGTACTCATATGGATcgctttttaaaaatgtttctggttttgaaacatatttcaaTTATCTGGAAACGAAGCCCGATCCGGCCGATCAGTTCATGGCTCAATTCTTGCAACTGCCGGCAACTCGTCGAGCAATTCATGTGGGAAACAACACATTCCACGATTTGGATAGCCAAAACAAGGTCGAAGAACATCTCAAGCGCGATGTGATGGACACAGTTGTACCATATTTGGAGGAACTGTTGCACGCTTATCGTGTCGTGATTTACAACGGACAGCTGGACATCATCGTGGCCTATCCGTTGACGGTGCACTATTTGCAAAAGCTGAATTTCCCGGACCGGGAACATTACAGCAAAGCACCTCGATACATCTGGAAAGTTGACGGAGAAATTGCTGGATATgcaaaggaagcaggaaaattgGTTGAAGTGATGGTACGCAACGCTGGCCATATGGTTCCGAAGGATCAGCCCAAATGGGCACTAGACTTGATCATGAGACTAACTCACGGTAAAGGATTTGGTAAAAAGTAA